A region of Parcubacteria group bacterium CG10_big_fil_rev_8_21_14_0_10_36_14 DNA encodes the following proteins:
- a CDS encoding thymidylate kinase, whose product MTKGKLIVIDGIDGSGKATQIKLLKTRLKKEKIKVKTIDFPRYQDNFFGKLIGEYLSGIYGDFIKVAPRLASVLYAADRFESSQQIQNWLNLGFIVLADRYATANQIHQGGKISNLKERKDFLKWLDTMEYKIFKIPKPDLVIYLDLPLEVSKMWLMNKVAQRKKTYLKGRKDVAEDNLIHLKNSRDSALLLQKQNKNWKKVTCCTGMVCMSPTEVHEEVLKIVLKKIDIS is encoded by the coding sequence ATGACCAAAGGAAAACTTATTGTAATTGACGGCATTGATGGCTCGGGCAAAGCCACCCAAATCAAACTACTCAAAACTAGATTAAAAAAAGAAAAAATTAAAGTCAAAACAATTGATTTTCCTCGCTATCAAGATAATTTTTTTGGAAAACTGATCGGCGAATATCTTTCGGGTATTTATGGAGATTTTATAAAAGTTGCTCCAAGGTTAGCCTCTGTTTTATATGCGGCCGATAGATTTGAGTCAAGTCAACAAATACAAAATTGGTTAAATTTAGGGTTTATCGTTTTGGCCGACAGATACGCCACGGCTAACCAAATTCATCAAGGCGGAAAAATTTCTAATTTAAAAGAAAGAAAAGATTTTCTAAAATGGCTTGATACAATGGAGTATAAAATTTTTAAAATCCCTAAACCAGACTTAGTTATCTATCTAGATCTCCCACTTGAGGTTAGTAAAATGTGGCTAATGAATAAAGTCGCGCAAAGAAAAAAAACTTATCTAAAAGGCCGGAAAGATGTGGCCGAGGATAATTTAATTCATCTTAAAAATTCCAGAGATAGCGCCCTACTCCTACAAAAACAAAATAAAAATTGGAAAAAGGTAACTTGTTGCACTGGTATGGTTTG